AGCTACTAGGTTCAGGAATGGGGGGAAGAAATATAAAATTAGATTTAAGACCAGATCTTAGATCTTTTATTAAGAATATCTACAAAAAATCCAGCACTTTACCAAGACAAACAATACACAGAACAGTCTGACAAGTAATACAAGTAAAGTCTtcttttctatttctttttaATTAGAGAAATTTAAGAAGTAGTGGATCCACTTGAGTTTGATAGTCTATTATGAGTCACACTGTTTTCCTAAACCTAAGACATCAAAAGTAAAACCTCAGAATGACACATTCCAGAATATTATGTTTATAGattataatgactgaatttatatGTTCATCTTTAAAGTTGTTGTTAATAATTGCAACTCTGTTGGTGTATAGTCCTAATCTCCAggagaaagtgagtgaggagaaagtgagtgattttttttaaaaatgttttatttttttattatgcttGTGAACAGTAGATTTGTATAGCTATCTACAATTCACAATATATAGCCTATCAACTACCAAGAATATATTCAATGTCATCAGAACACATAGGAAAGTACAATCAAAAAGTTAACAATGATAGATAAGAAAGATaagaaaggaaagaaaaaaaaaagctagaaAAAACACATGAGGGTAAGATATTAATTTACTGTGGCAGCGACGTACTTCTCAGACGTTAGTGTCATGCGTCTGTGATGCGACGTAGGCTTACCCCTTCCCTCATATAAAAGTACACGACTATCTCCTTCGGTAGGTTATCTCACTATCACCCTTCATCCTCTCTGGTTCTGCTCTGAGAACAGAATGATGTTTTGTTGGATACTGATATCGCTAATTGTACGATTTCTCAAAGCACAAGGTAAGTTGCAAATATCTTGACATATGGCGAAGAACATGAAATGCAGTCTGTATAAGCATAATTCTTGTGACCGATGTGTTCTTCTGTCATCAGAAACCCACACGGTAATTTACGCACAGATTGGAGGGGCCGTTACCATACCTAGAGATTCATCAGTAACAGCAGataatgtttatgtgaactgGTACCGCGGTTCAGATAAAAAACTAGTTATCAGCAGGAACCCTCAGGGTGGGATCCAAATGGGTGAGATGCATGTTTTTACTGAGTTCATGTCTTTTATCTCCACAATAATAATCAGGCTACCATGTTTGATATAACTGCACATGTATGTTTGTCTTTTGTAGGGAAAGATGATAAAACACATGCCTCTCTGTCATCGAATTACGATCTCCAAATCTCACCAGTACAGGATTCTGATTTTGAAGTTTGGCGCTGTGAACAACATGTATTAACGTCTACTTATGTCAAGACCTACAAACTGTACCATGGTAAGACTAAGTACAGAAAGTGTGTGagaaacaaaaagcaaaaaagaGACCCAAAGTTTACAGCCACAAaatctcttaaagggatagtacacTCAAAAATTGCTTCATCCTTATGccattctttcttctgtgaaacacaaaagaagatattttgaagaatgttttagctgtttttgtccatacaaagGAAATGGGTTCCAAAAGCAGCACTGGACCTCATTGAGTTTCATtatgcacaaaaaatatattaaataaataaaagtaaaataaataaataaatagatagataaaaatcataaaaatataggctaaataaacaaattttcGTTCCTCAGAAGTCAAACAagtttaaataaatgatgacagaatttcccattttgggtgaactattctgTTAATTGCTCTCATATATTTTCCAAAAACACTTATTAAAATGAGTTTTTCTATTAGTTTCTTTTTCAAAGAGATGACTGGATGACTCTACACCTACTGCTGAGCTCGATTCAGGATGTGTGCACTGCAGAACTAGTCTGCCCCCTGTATCATAGGGCTGaactgcaaaaaagaaaaaaaacatgaaaaatgaatCTATGGATATATTTTATAATCATCTATCTTACTAAACTCATAAAGGCGATGATTAAGTCATATAATTTACCCACTAGAACAATTTTAATCTATAATTCTGCATATTTGGCAGTATGAACTTAAATGGGTTACTCCACTCTCACATACACTTTGATATTTTTGGCTATAACTTTACACATTACATGATAAGATTATCTAAAGTTGCATATTCCACCTTTCAACACCCTTTTCTCTATTTCAGTCACTATACCCAAAGTGCCAGCCGTGATATTTGGTGACTCTCTGTCTCTGGAATGTAAAACTGATTCGAGTTCAGCGAGGCCCAGAATAACGTGGACTCCACCTGAAAACTCTGGTTGTCCTGAAATCAAGCGTTATGGAAACACAATTTCAGTCAAAGATGTGTCCAGGTGTCATAGTGGTGTTTGGACATGCCAGGTGGAGTATGATTGGAGAGAAACTAAAGCAACAACAACTGTTTTTGTAATAGGTGAGACGCAGTTGTTAAACACTCAGTGTATTTATCCATTCATTAGTTTTCACATTCTGAGAGTTGTTTACAAAGCAATAATAAGGAATGAAAAATACACAAGAAACATAGAAGATGATTACAGTCAATATCTACAAGAATGACGAATATGGTGAAATATGTAAACTTTAGCAGAATAATGATGGAGCACTGATAAAAGCTTGTTTActcttatttttttgtaatgctaaatataaatatataaacaatatttaatataatttcagtataatataatgataattatacacttgttatttaatttgtattgttattaattatcttattatttgtttatgttttatgtttatttaaattgctgctaataataataataataataatgttcccTTTATTTTCATCTCTTTTCCTCTAGACCTCTCCCCTTCTCCTCCAGATCCGATTTATACCTCTCTCTCCTCATCCTCTACAGTCAACATCCCATGTTCCCTGTCATCTAACATTCCCTGGTCCGTTTTAAATGAGACAGGCCTCCAGGGTGGTAGTTGGAGCTTCACTCCTCTCAGCGATCAAAACCAGCCTCAGACTCTCCTCAGCCTCAGTGTTGGTCCCGTGGTCAGATGGGATGTCACACCGGGCACAGACAGCAGGGTCAAGGGAAGAGAGTTAAAAGATGCAGATCTATCGATTCATAATCTGCCTGTATCAGAGAAGATCAGGGGGGAGTACAGCTGTAGCCTGACGTTCAAGAGCAAGACCCTCAGCAGAAAAGTCAAGGTGGAGGTTCTGCAGGGTAGGTGAATGACAAGTGTTGGGGGTCTAGTAACTAACCACACTACTAACTACTTTCAGTCAATATTGTGACAGCACTTCCATAATAGTGTCGTTTTCTGAGTTACAAGCTACGTTTTCCAACATGTAACAAAACATTGCTCATTGTTTCACAACTGAGTGATAATCAGATGCGCTCATCCAGGTCACCTAAACTGACGTCTCTCATGTGTAGCACTGGAATGGCTGATTCATTTTAGTCAATCGGTTTGTTCAGACACATCGTGTAAGTGAAAGGACAAAATCAGATTTGAGTGGGAGGCATAATTGttctttataatataatataatataatataatataatataatataatataatataatataatataatataatatatatttttatgttggcacaatttttttttgattaGGGCATAAAAATGTTATACTCACATTTTAGTGAAACTTGTTTAAGTTTAATGCAGTTGTCCTGACAAATGAGGACCTCCCTCAAAATGGGGTCTCCATAATTAGCAGTTCACTGATTCATAATatataaggtaaaaaaaaaacatggcctacataaaaacatgttcttttatgttaaaaatgaagaaattcatagaaataaaaatacttaaaacgTTACATCAAAAGGAAATATGTATACTCCTGGCATTCattgcatacatttttttaataatttattttctattatttattttatttattttatttgcttttttaaaagAGGACAATGCACATTAATTAACACAAGAAACAAATCTCTTATGTAAATGTGCCAGATTTAGCCATTCTGGCTAATTTTCATCTGCAGTCCCTGGcagatgaaataaaacaaaaaacaaaaaagtacatACAAAACCAAAAGCAAACAAGGAATCACTATTTATGAGGACATATTTGATTATCCAATAACCACCCTTTTATCATTTTAGAGAAAGAAGCAAGCTATGTAATATTTCTTAGTTCTATGGATATAGTATTCCAAGTATGTACTGCTCTATAAGAAAATACTGACTGCCCAAAAGCACTTCTTCTATGAGGTATTATACAGTCCCCTCTAGTAGTGGCTCTAGTAGAtgaattaaaattttgtttaataaattcattaagttattttaaatattctaCATGTGATTTAACCTGTCCTCGGCATGAGGTCACAATGTAAAACTGCCAAACAaagtgtttaaatatgcaacagattaaaaaaaatacatttaaattgaacGGCCGAGACCTGTAAGATatcaaaaaaatacaatattttccATATCTATCAAAGTTGTGTCCTCACATTGCAAATCCATTATGATTTTTATAAATGAGGAACCCTTTTTTATTTCCTGCTGATTGTGGATGCCACAGTAAGACACTTAGTCCTGGaggatttatttatatatatttttttattttaaacaaacaatgtTGAAGTCTCTCTGGTCACACATTTAATATTGTCTTCTCAGTGTGATAAATTCTCTCAATATCTGTGGGATCAATCTTGTCATTTTGCTACATTTATATAGGCGGCTTCAACTGAGGGGAAAAATGGCTCCACTGTACAGCATGGATaagaaaaatattacattttttcaaCTCTGTCAGATGTCAACTCCATCAGGTTTTACGTCTGATGGAGTTGATTTGTAAGCTGCTGAAGGAattgacaaatatatatatacagtgggtacggaaattattcagacccccttaaatttttcactctttgttatattgcagccatttgctaaaatcatttaagttcatttttttcctcattaatgtacacacagcaccccatattgaaagaaaaacacagaattgttgacatttttgcagatttattaaaaaaaaaaaaactgaaatatcacatggtcctaagtattcagaccctttgctcagtatttagtagaagcacccttttgatcgaatacagccatgagtctttttgggaaagatgcaacaagtttttcacacctggatttggggatcctctgccattcctccttgcagatcctctccagttctgtcaggttgaatggtaaacgttggtggacagccatttttaggtctctccagagatgctcaattgggtttaagtcagggctctggctgggccattcaagaacagtcatggagttgttgtgaagccactccttcattattttagctgtgtgcttagggtcattgtcttgttggaaggtaaacctttggcccagtctgaggtcctgagcactctggagaaggttttggtccaggatatccctgtacttggccgcattcatctttccctcgattgcaaccagtcgtcctgtccctgcagctgaaaaacacccccacagcatgatgctgccaccaccatgcttcactgttgggactgtattggacaggtgatgagcagtgcctggttttctccacacataccgcttagaattaaggccaaaaagttctatctttgtctcatcagaccagagaatctaatttctcaccatcttggagtccttcaggtgttttttagcaaactccatgcgggctttcatgtgtcttgcactgaggagaggcttccgtcgggccactctgccataaagccccgactagtggagggctgcagtgatggttgactttctacaactttctcccatctcccgactgcatctctggagctcagccactgTGATtcttgggttcttctttacctctctcaccaaggctcttctcccccgatagctcagtttggccggacggccagctctaggaggggttctggtcgtcccaaacgtcttccatttaaggattatggaggccactgtgctcttaggaaccttaagtgcagcagaaatttttttgtaaccttggccagatctgtgccttgccacaattctgtctctgagctcttcaggcagttcctttgacctcatgattctcatttgctctgacatgcactgtgagctgtaaggtcttatatagacaggtgtgtggctttcctaatcaagtccaatcagtataatcaaacacagctggactcaaatgaaggtgtagaaccatctcaaggatgatcagaagaaatggacagtaCCTGAGTTAAAtgtatgagtgtcacagcaaagggtctgaatacttaggaccatgtgatatttcagtttttcttttttaataaatctgcaaaaatgtcaacaattctgtgtttttctgtcagtatggggtgctgtgtgtacattaatgaggaaaaaaattaacttaaatgattttagcaaatggctgcaatataacaaagagtgaaaaatttaagtgggtctgaatactttccgtacccactgtgtatatatatatatacacacacacacacacacacacacacacacacacacacacacattaccatttaaaaatttgggatcggtaagatttttaatgtttttaaaataagtggaccaaggctgcatttatttaatttaaaaatacagttaaaacaataatatcgtgaaatattattacaatttaaaattgtgtgtgtgtgtgtgtatatatatatatatatatatatatatatatatatatatatatatatatatatatatatatatatatatatataagcttcTTGTATTTTTCAGGTCAGCTTATGGAGACCCATGAGACATACTGCTTAAAGGAGAAAAGCAAACCACTGGAAGGAttgttgaattaaattaaatattagattaaaaaaaataaataaataaataagttgttaCATCTTGTCAATcatctgtttaaaatgaaatatttgttAGTACTTAAATCTGTTGTAACCTGTGTTGGATCTTTGTCAACACAGTCAGTAaggtttttgttaattttgaaagaaatattttattcttttttcaatttattttgttaaaatattaaaacatcaaCTGAAGAgcatattatgtattatttaccCAAGGACATTggttgtttaatattaaaaaagagGGTAGAGAATTAAGGAATTTAGGAACTGGATTGTTCATGACAGTTTGTTTGAAAACAGAATTTTTAGAGAATGTATTTTATCACTTAGTGCCATGATTACTGAACACCATTATTACATAACTGAATACTTACactgtttagaaaaaaaaataaaatggagaaaaaaaaaaaaaaatagtatgctTTTCAGTGTGTCTAGGAGTTGACACAAGTTAAATTGTGAAGTGAATAAATgtcaattaaaaacattttcataaaaacatgttctaTTAGCTGAAACCTTTGTCTACAAATATATCTATTtctaataatgtattaaaaaacaaaacaaaaaactaacaTTTAAAATTTGAGTTCATAGTTATACCAAGTACACACAAAAGttactaatttaaaaaatgtatgtatataattatttaaacttaaaggggtggtgcagtgttttttttctaggcttgattgtgtttttggggcgcagtttaacatgtcttaatgctttgtttttttgaaaatgctgtatttttcatatattttacctttattctacacctctgtttccattgtcatatgaacggcttgtttgacttcctgcttttttaaatttttttattattttttttattaaactttcAAAATTACAGATTTCAAGAGCAACAGAACTCCACACATTTCCACATTTTTCAAGTATACAATTAAAGAacaatagataaaaaaaaaatattaaaaagggCATCACAAACATTTAGCAAATATACAGTTCTTTgggcttttcatttttttgaaaactttATAGATTCTAAATAACCTTTAAAGACTcttttaaaatgagcaaaatTGGGTTTAGAGTTATTCCATTTAGATTGATGAATgaaaaattttcctgataacaaaaacaaatcgACAATATATATTATCCTTTTGGAAAAGCATGTGAATGAAGTAAAACAGAGGACAAATTTAAGACTATGTTGCAGTTCATTTTAACACTTAGAAATGGTGACATCTAATACCAAAAGAAAGATGAACAGGcacattcaaaaaataaatgccCAATAGACTCTCTTTCACCATTACAAAACGAGCAATCAATATCCAGATGAAAATGCTCTAATGTTTCTTTCACAGGATATATTCTGTGAGCAATTTTAAATGACACTTCTTTGGTTTTATTTGTTACACAATACCGACTAAGAACTCCCCAAAAATGTTCCCACTCAAATGAAGGAAACATATTAACCCAAACAAATTTAGATGGAGGAGAAGAGATATTAACAAAAAGAGATCTAATCGATTGGTTACTGCATTTATCATTAATTAAATCAAGTTTAtctaaaaacaaatgtttacttTACTCCCTACAGTGTTACACCAAGTACCCTGATTTCTGAATAGAGATTTTGGCAGAATTATAATTCAGGACAATTCAAGACAATACAATATTCTTTAACACTTAAATTTAAGACATAGTTCATTAATACTCAAAAACTGACCATCAGAATTCAACAAGTGACCAACTAATAATATATCAGACTCAAAACAAtgtcaaaaaaataaagattctttTTGGTGTGTGATATTCTTGTTATTCCATATAAAAAAGAAGTGAGGAGAGAAGTTGTGCTTAAAAGCCAAACACCACGTTAAAAGGACTTGCCTGTGAAAATTAGATAATTGAAGAGGTATTTTGTTAATATGAAAACTGTatctaagaaaaaaatgtataccaCCAAGggtcagggttctgtcacttctgTCTAGTTTATTTCTTGGTTTCGTGACAGACCTCTGACACTCCCGTTCTTGTCCTGTTTTTGTGTGAGCGTACAGTCTCAAGTGTTCTCGAGCCATGCGCTCTCTTGTCTGCGTGCCTTGTTTCATGTTGGGAGCGTGGCGTTCGGATCCCGGCACGGTCCAGTCCTGTCTTTTATTGTGAGCGCACGGCCGAGTGTTCCTTCACTTGCCGTGCGTTCTTGTCTCATGTTTTGTCTCTTgtattgtcatgttttgtttCCACCTGCCGCGTGCTTTCATGTTTTGTCTTTTGTGTAGCACGCAGTCTGTGTTTCACGGGCTGCGTGCTCTCATGTTatcttgtttttgtgtgaaCACGTGGCTTATGAGTTTTCATAGTTGCGTGTTCATGTCTTGTCTTGtgtaagcacatggcttgtgatttgtcttcattggccatgtgtttgtttttttgttttgtttggcgtgagcacatggcttgtcttgtgtttctttgtgccatgtgctctcatgtctattGTCTTGACCCCGCCCATCTTGTTACCTCGttattggttgatttgccccacctgtcctccctcattacctgccttgtttgctctcctatttattccccttgtgtttgcagtcctgtgctggTTCGTTGTCATATGTTTCCCTTTGTGcagccaagtcaagtcaagtcaagtttgGCAAGTCTGTTTTTCCCCCCatggggtagtttttgttttatttttattattgaataaagcCTGCATTCCTGTAACTGAGTCCTCGCTCCTTTCACCACCACCAAACCTGACACcaagttgtttaaataaatggttAGGGAAAATATTCCATATAGagcaattatttttaataaaattttgtaaccaaatttttttaaaagtgctaTTCAAAGTCGTAAAATCCACAACATTTAAACCACCCTGATAATATGGAATGcataatatatttttctttaaataatgaggtttgtttttccaaacaaaatcaaatattAACTTGTCAGACTCTTTGGTAAATGTCTTGGGTACAAATAGAGCTTGGGAGATACATGCAGATGTTGACAAACCTTCAGATTTAGACAGTAAGACACAGACAAATCTCTCTGCAACCAAGAGttaaattttctttttgtaCTGTTGAGAATTGGATCAAAATTAAGAGAATCACAATAAGATTCATCTTTACAAAGTTTTACACCAAGATATGTGACTACCTCCTTAACAGAAATTCCATCAATTTCATCAAAGTTAACACTTTTAACATTTGCTAACATTAAGGTTGAGACCAGATACCTTAGAGAAATTATTTATGGTACCAATCGCTTTGCTAACCTCtgcagcattttttaaaaagagtgtTGTGTCATCGGCCAGCTGACaaatttttaattcattcacaaaaatgttaacaccttgaaagaaattcatatttaCATAGCAAGAAAGAACCTGTGTGACAAGCAGAAAAAGAAACTGAGAGACTGGACAGCCCTGTCTAATGCCCCTAGAGAGAAAAAACCTACAAGAAGTCCCCAGAGCTGCTACATTCTGTGTACAATTGCCTTTCTAAAAAAAGATTCCAAATTTAAAGTATTCTAATGTTGCGAACATGAATTTGTGCTCCACTGTATCAAAGGCTTTATTAAAGTCAATAAATAGTATTAGGTTGTCATCATCAAGAAGGTGACATcaataaaatcaaaaataagACGAATATTGTTGCATATATGTCTCCCTTTCATAAAACCTGACTGAGACTGATCAATTAGGGAATCCAAACCTAATTTCAGCCTGCTGGCAAAAATAAGAGAAAACAGTTTGGCATCAGTGTTTAATAAGGTTGGGTCTCCACCCATCTAGAGATAGAATATCCTTATTTGGCTTCGGTATTAAGGTAATTACACCCTGTCTAAGAGATGGAGGTAAAATGCCATTCTTTATAGATTCATTAAACATTGCTAAAATAAATGGGGAAATGGCATCTCTGAAAGTTTTAAAGAATTCATTCGTAAGCCCATCATTACCAGGAGATTTGTTGTCCTTGAGCTTCTTAATATTGTCAATAATTTCAGTAATACAAAGTTTTTTCTCACAAATGCTGCCAAATTCATCGTTAACAAAGCTATTATCCAATTTTTCTAAAAAGGACTCCATTGAGGGATACTGAATTTCAGAGCTAAAATACAAAGTTTGATAAAATTCTTctatatattttgaaattgtacactctaaaaactaattcaggggacctttagtcattacctaaatatatatattgttgtgaaataaaaaatcaagttctgaaatgctgttagactttttacttgtaattgttattttattgagcttggatgacacccaaattatgcctattgattttatatactatcatgacttgtcatagtttaacattttcagttaatcaaaaatgtatttaattttaagttctgttaatgtaaaatacaatctgatgacgtgtaaacgtgtttcattgttttgagttgtatgcaGGGGCGGTCTGGCCATCTGTGTGATCTGGAGAATCACAGAACGGCCGGTACTCCAGGACGGCCGACGGGCCGGCCCACCACCCGTCACGCACGCAGTCATcacctgtttttttcccccactaatctgtttcacactccagtactgtaggtggcagaaatgcacctttaagttgtATGCCAGCTGCATTGGCCGTGGCTGCCAAGTAAGGAAaagaagaagtggaagagtaGGAAGAAACCAACAGCAAAGACGTTAGATAGAAG
The sequence above is drawn from the Megalobrama amblycephala isolate DHTTF-2021 linkage group LG13, ASM1881202v1, whole genome shotgun sequence genome and encodes:
- the LOC125243632 gene encoding uncharacterized protein LOC125243632, yielding MMFCWILISLIVRFLKAQETHTVIYAQIGGAVTIPRDSSVTADNVYVNWYRGSDKKLVISRNPQGGIQMGKDDKTHASLSSNYDLQISPVQDSDFEVWRCEQHVLTSTYVKTYKLYHVTIPKVPAVIFGDSLSLECKTDSSSARPRITWTPPENSGCPEIKRYGNTISVKDVSRCHSGVWTCQVEYDWRETKATTTVFVIDLSPSPPDPIYTSLSSSSTVNIPCSLSSNIPWSVLNETGLQGGSWSFTPLSDQNQPQTLLSLSVGPVVRWDVTPGTDSRVKGRELKDADLSIHNLPVSEKIRGEYSCSLTFKSKTLSRKVKVEVLQGQLMETHETYCLKEKSKPLEGLLN